The Girardinichthys multiradiatus isolate DD_20200921_A chromosome 11, DD_fGirMul_XY1, whole genome shotgun sequence DNA window GTTGAGAGAAAAGAATGAAGCTTCTACATTCGAAAATAGTCCAAGCTTTAAAAAGATcttaataaaacactgaaaatgtaTAAGAACCTAattacaatttaataaaaacagaaaagcaaccagGCCTAACCCTCCTACTTCTCTCTCTCCTACTGGTTTCCAGAAAACATCTTCCTCCTTTCTCATCAGGTACTTCTGGAAAAGCTGTCACCTATAAGCTGTGTCTCTGGTCTCTAGGTGAAGTAGTCCCTGTCAGCCTTGTTCTTTGGGCAAAGAAAAGCACAGCCTGACGTGACCAAAGCACCAGGTATCACCAAAACCTTTTTGTAACACACTAGCAGGGGGCTCCATACCAGTTAACCTTTGCACAGAAAAGAAGCATGTATTGATATGAtttgattgattcatttattaaagTGTCATGCACCATGGGCACCATGGCATTGTGCCCAGCCTACATAGACTTACACGATACTATACAACATATACTCAAGGAGAAACATCAAGATGACAACAGGATAAAACATTCATAAAAGCTAGATTACATAAAGAAATGTACATTATAGAGGAAGTAAAACTCGTCTGTGTTGCCAAGCATTttcaatatatttagccaaaaCAAAAGTCTCTTCTTTAAACAACCAAAGCAGATCTGCTTCAGTCAACTAAAAGAAATCATGATTTTTCTGTTGCATCttcttaaataatttattttcatagaTCATAATACAGGAACCTCTTTGAATCCGCCCACTTCAAATCAGCGAGGACGAGTGCCATTTCTTAACTGAGGACAAAGTGACTGCGTCCTCTTTTCATATTTAACTTTGCAAATAACTGTTTGAAACACATCCTCAAATTGaaatatacactatattgctaaaagtatttgtctatctacttttacatgtaaatgaactttgatgacatcctatccTTAATCTATAAAGtcaaatttgttgatggacccactgttGCCAGCAACAGTGTAAACCCTGATCAATTAGCCATTATTGCTGTAGTGTTGATTGTGCTCAAATAAGTTGATGGAAGTGCAATGTCTATTATTGTCATCGGGTGGCAAGCTACTAAACCGCAATAGTAGAAAGAGCAGAGGAAAGAGCAGAAACTGGAGCTAATGCTTGATATAAGTGATTTGTAAGAATAAGATGTTGTAAGAGCAAAAGGGATTCAGAAAGGAACTTATCACCTTACAGATCAAGCAGATATGTCCTCGAGGAGCTTTGAATGCCATTAAATTGCCTTGGAACTCATGCCCGAATCTTTAAGAAGTGAGATTGTCTCGATGAGTCATAGGACTCATTTTCTGTAATTAGCACTAGTGGTCACTGAAAAAACGGGGTAAATGAGTGTAGAAAGATGTCTAAGTCGGGATGTTTTCAGAACGTACTGTGTTAGCTATtcagtgtacatttgtattatttattgtttattgttctGTGCGAGATGTTCATTGACTGTAAGTTACTGGCTTAGTACAGATCATGTCTACTGTATTTGAGCATAAATACGCAGATTGTAGGTTATTTATCTCATTCTATACTGTTTGATCCAGATGCACTATTTTAAGTATAGTTATTAATTCTCTGCACACATTTTGTAGAGTGGTATTTTTAGAGATTTCTTTTGGATCTGGATTCCAGTAGTTCATCCCTTCATCTCATCACCTTTGGTTGCCCTGGTGCCTGATTTCTTGGCCCACACCTGTACTAACAGCGTTGCAACGTTTTCCTTCAACGTCCTTCTGATGAACATTGAATGTTAAAGGGGTGGTAGgactatcttttttttaatgcactCAGGGGTATTGTTATATttgaatttctttttcattttgcttCAACTTTATATTTTCAGATTACATGCCTGACAGTGTTGATACTTGTGAATGTGGTTTTGAATATTAGTTGCAACcaataattatatattttacatttaagttAATTTGTTATTCTGTGTATTATTGGGGTGGTATCTAAAATCATATACAGCTTAATTATAACAAACCTCTTCATCAGAATATTTAGATGACCCTATCCTTTGACTGCTAAAACTGTTACAAGCAATACGATCATTAAAGTTACAAtaccaaaggtgttcaagaaggttgaggtcagaaaTCTgttcaggccagtcaagtttcttcacaccaaactttatacacctgcagccatggaagtgattggaacaccaggaGCCCCAgtgcttttggcaatatagtgtaagtTCTAAGTTTGAGGTTCCTATAAATATCCAGAACCCAGTGATCTTTATACGTCTTAAACATCTTTAGTTTAGCTGTATTTACATAAACAATTAATTATTgctgtaaataatatttaaatctcaAAGACAAAATATTGTAGCAGCCTCTTTAAACGAAGGGTAAGTGTGAGCTCAGACCCAATTAAAACTCTTCCTGGTTAGTCTTTCCTCTGGCATGTAAACAAAGCGCGTCCATAACCTCGTACTAGACTCCCACCCCATTTCTCCTTCTACAGCCCACTTAGTAGCAAAACTGTGCACCCTCAAAAAACACCTTATAGCTTTGTAGAGGACAACATTGTTACTGAGAGCATCCTCAAAAACCCCCCACCCCTGCAACATAAAGTAACACTGGACATACCATAGAGTCAATCAGAATAGAAAGAGTTAAACACTAAGGTCAGGATATAATGTCATGTATGGATCCCAAAGCTCTTCCTGCTGAGTTTGACAGAACTTGTATTCCCTCAGTAAGGTGCGTATTTcaattaaaaactaaaccaaGATATTTATAAAAGCCAGTTAAACTAAAAGACATTGAACCAAAcctaaatgtttaattacattATTGCACCGCCTTCATTTGTACAATCATGAGTTTTATAATTATTGACTGTTACCCACCATAAACTCAAaatatctaaacattttttaggTTAATTTCAGCTTCTGCAACCAGAAtccaacacatacctttaaaatacaactAATAATAGGGTTGATATGCATAAGTGTGGACAGCGAgttatggctgatcttctgtgtttaaaaaccactctttaagtaaagtttgtctgaacttcaaaaacacaacacagaacacatcattagctgagattctcaagacaaacaaaaacaaaggtcaTTAAACGAACAATATTTAGACCGTGGGGGAAATCCGCTTTGATTAGAGCTGCTTCTGGAGGTCTCAAAAGAAACGTCAAGTCACCCTTGTctcattacaccctttatatAAATTAATGCCAgatactcgaacagcaaatcattacttaactttgttgcatgtgatcgtagtcactctggatccaagttgaagagttatgtctgcttccCACCAAGGAGACATCAGCGCagtgtctctccttccagttccactggggacctgtgtggaaaaggtctgtttgttggaacgctgggttttattcaaacagtgacgtcatgtGAAGTTTGCCGTTACTTCcttcttgttcctgttcctggctgtgctggaagtaggttaatgcaatttattttgaaagttccagaaaatgtcttactggcctttaatgttgtaacctaTGGCTGGGTCTCTACTGAGCTGTTCCTCCAAGCAAGGTAAAGCAGGATAAGGTACATGAACCATTCATACACCAAGCAGTCTAAAGTACTTTACACAAagccaaagtaaaaaaaattcaaataacaaaaccatttaaaaacaatgaataaaaagaaacaaatgatgaaaTGGGAAAAGTGGGAACACCTTTAATCTTATGCTTTCATAACTCATCAGTGATCGGGCAAACATTTCATTAGTTAGATTCTTTTATCAAAGGCTGCTGTGAAACTGTTTTgagtcctgatttaaaggaatTAACAGTTTCTACACACAGcaggttttcagggagtttgttccagagaTGCGGAGCATAGAAACTTCCTGATGCTGAGGAATACAATATTTTTAAGAAGATACAGCTTACAACCAGTAACATTTTTTGTCAGATAGtttccttttaatgatatgtcaGTGAGAGTGCCAGAGCAACCGATATTTTTTCAGGCTGAGAAGTGCTCCTCCTCCCCATCAGCTGGCTGAATGAAGGGGCCAGAACTTTTAATCTTAACAAAACGTTGGttctttggaaatatttttaatttagaaaGACACGGACCAGGATGGCTTTTCTAGTAGAGGAGCGTTATCTACAACTATTGTTAGcaataaaaaagatttgaaTTTGAAAATGTGAACACCTATTGTAAACActtaaagtaaaaacatgaaaaacatacaACTCAGCTGGTGCTAAGGGAAAAGAAATGGGAATTTTGGGTggtcaattattattattattattaagtatTTAGTATGTCTGTTAGATGAAAACAAGTGCTTGGTTTAGAGTTGTAATGTTTTTAGATATGAAATTAAGCACCAggtgttttttgtcattttatttttcaattaccTGTTTTTTTCATACAGTCAAAAAGTCATGACAATTGGACACACAAAATGATAACACTGTTCTTACTGTTCGattgaaattatttaaacataaaagcaaaaagTAACAAAGCCAAAACAGCAATAATTTAACAATCTAAATATATAAGGCAAAAATTAAAGctggaatataaaaaaaaaacacagtttggcattaaaaaatcattattaaCAGAATACAAAGTTAATTATTTAACTAAAACTGTGTGGCAATACAACAGCATAAATAGGTTCTATTATAATAAATTATGGATGGAATTCCGGAATAATTGAATCTTCATTGCTATGGCGAAGCTGATCTAATAGTTGGTGCACGGCAGGAAGTAGCTGTTACTAAGCACCCGTAACATCCGCCCAGTCCTCAAGCTGAACTCATACATGTAGGGACCACTGTAGAGGTAGGTGAAACCTGCAGACCAGAGGTGCTACATGTTAGTGTTACAGAATAAACAGGGTCACTGCTGTCATTTAGTCATTTCATTAGTCTTGTGTGTTTAACAGCTACTCACCTCTGTACTCTAGAGCTGCTGTCACCTTGCTGGTCATTCCAGAGAAGGTTTCATCTACTCGCTTGGGGAATCCTGCATCCATTCTCTTCCTAGTCTCATCATAGCTAAaaaagagtaaataaaaaaatcagtctTTCCTATTAATAAGCTAGGAAACACTCCAAAAGAGAACACTCCAGGCCCTCTGCTGGGCTGTACTTTAAATTAACACAATTCACAATTCATTTCAGGTCTTGCTTGAACACACCTGTAGTAATTGCTGCCAACAAAGAAGAGAGTCTTGCCAGTTTCTTGGTCATAGAGGGCTGCATCAACTTTCTTGACATTCTTGGGCAAACCAAAGGTGGAAATTGATTTGGGATAGTCCTGTACAAGATCATAGCCACTGAAAGCCCAAACTCTACGATCTGTCAAGAAAAAGTTCAAAGTAGTTTTTGAGATGAAGCCATTTGGGCAATACATAAAAATGCCACCACTGAACAGAGACAGAAATCAAATACCTTTAAAGAGAAGAACTTTGTCTGACTGTTGACTCTCATAAGCAGCATCAACACTGTCAGGGGCATCGGGCCAGAAGTTTGCAATGAGAGTTTGCTGAGGTGTGTTACTCTGAGGGTAGCTACGCCAGAAAAAGCTGAGAAGAGACACATAAAGAAACTTAAAACACATGTAGGAGaggtttttatacaaaaaaaactcaTTGTTAGTTGACTCCAGCTTTGAGTTATTGGAGCTTTACATTTCTACCATACCTGTTCTTAAAGAAGAGCGTCTCTCCTCGTAGTGTGGCAACAGCATCCAAGACCAGGTTGGAGTCACAGGCATCAGGAGTGGGTGGAGCAGTTGGTCCAGGAGGAATTGGATCCTTGTTCGCACCTGGAAAATAGATGGTGTACTACAGCTGAGTCAGAGAAATCAATGACAGAGAATTTATTCAAGGATTTCAGTCCAGTGCTAGTTTGTTCAAGCAGGCATTTCTTGGTACTAACCATACAGTGACTGGATCCCTCTGACATCATCCTGCGGCAGAATGAACCTCTCTGGGTTTTGGTAAGAGTAGATAGGGTACATGAGAGCACCGGGATCTTCAGAGTGGGACAAGCCCAGAGAATGGCCAAACTCATGGGCAGCAACCATGAAGAGGACGTAGCCTAAAGCCGGACAAGGCAAATGAGTTACACGTTTTCTAGGTTGAATCAGGTCACAGTAAGTGCTGACAGAGTGGTCGCTGACTGTGTAAAGAATAAACTTACCTGTGTTGGAGCGGAAAGTAAAGGTCTCATCATCATCAAAGTGAGCGTCTCCTCCAATGCCGGAAGAAGGAGCAAAGGCGTGGGCAAGAGTGCCATCAGGGCCGTCAAAGGGGTAAAAATCACCATGTGCTGTTTGAAAGAACATGTTTCATGTCAATTTcaacaatgaaagaaaaaaaaaaaaagatttcaagaACATCCAATACAGTAACCATGAAAACAGTTTTATACTCACCACCGCGACCAAAGGAGATCATGATGTCTGCTGTGCCACTGTAAATTCTTGTGAATCTGAGGGGAGTAACTTTGGCCCAAACCTGAAGAGCTTTCTCCATGGAGTCATCCACCTCTGCTGCAGTCATGTCCGGTGTGTAGTTCTCTATCCtgtaaaaaggagaaaaagattCATCATTACCTACATCTTCAGTAGTAAACATCTCTAAACAGCTGCTGTCCTTAGATCACACACCTGTATGTGAGGTCGTTTTTACCCCATTTCAGATTGTTTCCAAAAGTGGAGAATTGAGCAATCTCTACATCTGGAACACCACAGCGTGGCTTCTTCATCATGGCCAAGGTGTCAGCATCCAGGTTCCCTGTGACCTGAAGGCCAAAGAATTTTTGCATCTCCACCAGCTTCTTAGCCACTGAACTGATGCCACTTCTGAACGCAGGACCACTTTCCTCTGTCAGGTTGAAAAACCTCTTCAGGTAATGCTGGTGGAGAGAAAGAGACTTGTTTGCCTAAACATGAACAACTACGACCACAAAAAGAGGCTTTTGTCTGTCGCTCTCCATGTGTCAGTGAAAACATAATATGCAGAATTATCTACACTGTAAAAATTGCTGTAAAAACTACATCATGATTTCACAGTAAGCTggctgtgtttttaaaatacagctTTTTGCTGTGAACAGAGATGTGGATGGAAAGAATATGAGATTTAATTGTACCGCTGGATCATGTGCAAAGCTGTACTGTAAATTTTAAACGTACAGTTGCATTGTGGGATATTAACCGACCGGCAGGTGGCGACCTTTTGCGGGCGAGAAAGCGGGGCCAAAAGGGATTTTCACCGGGTAAGTACCtttttaatcaaacattttcattgcATTTTGTGTCTGTTAGTGGATAAAAACGTATTTTATATGGTTATATTGAGCTAGCTTCTCTCGCCCGTCTATCAGTTTGTCTGCTAAAGCTAACTTCGGTTATTTCTAAGCTACCTTCATGTGCAACACAAGTACTGTTTGGTTCCGTTTTAACGTTTGTTTTTCATCCAGAATTGCCGGTGGTTACATTATTAGTTAACACTAATATTGGCAGTGACTTCGGGGtaaatcctttatttttttctgttatgtccGGTGGCAGCCTTAAACTGGCATGTTCTGATCCCAACTCTGGCATACAGTGTCTCAAGCGACTTTACAGTGCTTTGTACAGTGTGTTAATCGCTGCTTTGTCCGGTTAAACTGTAATTGTTCTTCCCAaaaataattagcattttaCACTTATGTTCAGGCAACTAGCATTGTAGTATTTTATCATTGCGGACCAGACATCCTGTCACTGCTCACACTCAATCAATGTAGTTGCCATACGCAActccaccaatgaaaaacaattGTACTTTGCCGTACTTAACAAATGCATTTAATCATAAAGTTTATTCTGCTGTGCTCCCATCCTACACTTAAAACTGTTGTCAGAGTAAGCGCATCTCACTCCGATGATTTGATGTCAGAGTTTAGGCTGCCTCTCACTGAAGTGATACTGAGCTGttgcttaaataaaaaaaaatatttcgtTTTCTTGTAGTGTTCTTACATTCAGTAATGGGTTACTGCTACATTATTGGATTTTAAGTTGCGCGACACAAAGATATAGGTTCTCCGTTATAATAGTacaatcagcagattaatttttttttttttttcttgtttaaatgACAACTAACATTtagctgtggaaaaaaaacaatagattcGCGCCCTTTTTTTTCTCCCGCCTTTCAGGCACGGTGCCTCCACTgtgagttttttattttttattacactttaCTGGCAGCTTAAATGAGCGCTCAcatatattataaaaaaaaatccctacTATTCAcagttagtttttttgtttgtttgtggtggTTGTAGACAATCCAGATCATTTTTACTGCTGAACAGTTTGAGTCTGCACTCTGGACTAAAGTAACTTGTATAAGTTCAGGATCAAGATGATTTCCTGTCAGTTTTGCCCACATAAAACTGAAACTCTTTTTGCCTATGTGAGGCACATAAAATTTCACAGGAATTTGCCAAATGTCATTTTTCGATGTGGAATGACAAACTGCAACATGGTGTTCAAGAACTTCAATGCTTTCAAATCACACACATACCGATATCATAAGCAGCAACCTGCAGCTATGGCTCCAATCTACACCAATGATTTAACCTGTCATGTTGAATCATTGCACTGTGCATTGTGATGACCTAATCAGCtttctttcacatttaaaaactcaTTTGAAGGAAGGTAAAGGTGTAACCTGTCcatttaaaaagtgcaaaagaACTTTTACTATTTTGTCTACATTCACATCACATGTTTTTGTTGTGGGTAATCATATGTTGTGACTTCACTTTTACAGAGGTGTGCTACAGCTGCAGATCTTGAAGGAACACACAACCTGCCGCCAAGTCCATGACTCATTGCCCTTGGTAAGTACAACATATATTGTACAATGTATTGTTCAGTGTGTCTCACTGTATCTCCTATCCCTCTGTCTATAGACAAATGGATGTCAGATACATTGGGACTCTGTCATCTTGCTGTGTGTGTCATCCCTATTTAAAAACTGAAGATGCAGTGAGATGATGTGGAGGAAACAGTATGTGGACAGAGACAGGATGTATCTGAGGGTTGGCAGATATATCCCTTCAGAGGGTGGGGGATAGACAGGGATGTATctgcctcctttctgtctctgtCTATAAAAATGTCCTTCTATAGACAGTGGAACACTCCACATCGTCTCACTGTATCTGTGTCAATAGGCAGAGGGATGGCAGACTTGCTGTTTCTATAATCCCTGTCTGTAGAATTATGAATtgtctgaattgaattaaatttattcacctagaaacacagaaaCCAAGAAAATTGTGGAAACAAAGAACCTGaacatcaaattaaaataatatctgttaatattgttttgttgttttgtttttttcaaggaGACGGCTTTACCTTTGACCAATGGATGATAAGCATTGAGGGTGAAATTGTTTCTGAGGGGACTCAACCTACCTTCCTGGCTGGTCTTGCAGCACTTTTTGCTACCATCTATGTATTTAACCTTGAGTATCCAGAGGAGGCGACATGCACACTGGAGTTTATTCAAAGGTGAGAACTAATTCACTAATGCTTTTGCTAAACGTATTTTGTAGTTTAGAAGCGTCTGATTTAAAAATGCAATATGTaccttaaaataaagaaacaggtAGTCTGGacgttctctccgggtactctggtttccttccacagtccaaaaacatgactgttaggttaattggtttctctaaattgctcttaggtttgaatgggtgtgtgcgtggttgaTTGTCTTGTGTctctgttgccctgcgataAACTGGTgagctgtccagggtgtaccctgcct harbors:
- the LOC124875995 gene encoding collagenase 3-like; protein product: MKTFTLSFLLSLSAAVFCMPLSQPTVQDEQFAEHYLKRFFNLTEESGPAFRSGISSVAKKLVEMQKFFGLQVTGNLDADTLAMMKKPRCGVPDVEIAQFSTFGNNLKWGKNDLTYRIENYTPDMTAAEVDDSMEKALQVWAKVTPLRFTRIYSGTADIMISFGRGAHGDFYPFDGPDGTLAHAFAPSSGIGGDAHFDDDETFTFRSNTGYVLFMVAAHEFGHSLGLSHSEDPGALMYPIYSYQNPERFILPQDDVRGIQSLYGANKDPIPPGPTAPPTPDACDSNLVLDAVATLRGETLFFKNSFFWRSYPQSNTPQQTLIANFWPDAPDSVDAAYESQQSDKVLLFKDRRVWAFSGYDLVQDYPKSISTFGLPKNVKKVDAALYDQETGKTLFFVGSNYYSYDETRKRMDAGFPKRVDETFSGMTSKVTAALEYRGFTYLYSGPYMYEFSLRTGRMLRVLSNSYFLPCTNY